The following are from one region of the Lytechinus variegatus isolate NC3 chromosome 4, Lvar_3.0, whole genome shotgun sequence genome:
- the LOC121412665 gene encoding deleted in malignant brain tumors 1 protein-like — MIFVVYLVVCFFSTSVKGQIEGVRLFDGEKLGEGRVEVFYQGAWGTVCDDDWDINDANVVCQSLGLGNALDAFSEARFGEGTGSIVLDEVSCTGTEAEISDCGNAGLGVHDCAHWEDAGVRCQKSVRLVDGGDDPNGGRVEVYYNGAWGTVCEDWWDVLDAQVVCRSLGYDDGQAEEGGVFPPGSGEIIVDDALCHGTESDLRDCHMNNGDIGNHNCVHTQDAGVRCSYDDN; from the exons ATGATTTTCGTGGTTTACCTCGTCGTGTGCTTCTTTTCAACATCCGTCAAAGGCCAGATTGAAG GTGTTCGTCTCTTTGATGGTGAAAAACTAGGAGAAGGAAGGGTGGAGGTTTTCTACCAAGGAGCATGGGGGACTGTTTGTGATGACGATTGGGATATCAACGATGCTAACGTCGTCTGTCAATCCCTCGGTCTCGGAAATGCATTAGACGCGTTTTCGGAAGCTAGATTTGGCGAAGGCACTGGGAGCATCGTCCTGGATGAAGTCTCCTGTACTGGAACCGAAGCAGAAATCTCCGACTGTGGCAATGCTGGTCTTGGAGTCCACGACTGTGCACATTGGGAAGATGCAGGAGTCAGATGTCAGAAATCCG TACGTTTGGTAGATGGAGGCGATGATCCGAACGGAGGAAGGGTTGAGGTCTATTACAATGGAGCATGGGGGACTGTCTGCGAGGACTGGTGGGATGTTCTCGATGCCCAAGTCGTTTGCCGAAGTCTTGGATATGACGACGGACAAGCAGAAGAAGGGGGTGTGTTCCCACCAGGATCCGGGGAGATCATCGTGGATGACGCGTTATGTCACGGAACTGAAAGCGATCTTCGTGACTGCCACATGAATAATGGAGACATTGGCAACCACAACTGCGTGCATACTCAAGATGCTGGGGTCAGATGTAGCTATGATGACAATTAA